The Tripterygium wilfordii isolate XIE 37 chromosome 17, ASM1340144v1, whole genome shotgun sequence genome has a window encoding:
- the LOC119981705 gene encoding 50S ribosomal protein L5, chloroplastic yields the protein MACPSLLQSATSSFLGRTQFATPPLCARVPYVNSRNGCGGFTVRASTGIVLLEKSEAEKTNRLKTTYLEKITPLLKDEFSYTNIHQVPKIEKIVVNCGIGEAAQNAKGLDAAMNELALITGQRPIKTRARNSIATFKIREGQPLGIAVTLRGDVMYSFLDRLINLGLPRTRDFQGVNPNSFDGHGNYSIGIREQSVFPEIRFDALGTPRGMDVCITTTANTDQEAQRLLALMGMPFREGGGVAGAQRKRKLKRHHFDAKGKSKR from the exons ATGGCGTGCCCTTCGCTCTTGCAATCCGCCACCTCATCCTTTCTCGGCCGGACCCAATTCGCTACGCCTCCGCTCTGCGCGCGGGTTCCATATGTAAACTCTAGAAATGGTTGCGGCGGGTTCACTGTGAGGGCTTCGACTGGGATTGTCCTGCTGGAAAAATCTGAGGCAGAGAAAACCAATCGCCTCAAAACCACCTATCTCGAAAAGATTACGCCTTTGCTCAAAGACGAGTTCTCCTACACCAATATTCACCAG GTTCCCAAGATTGAGAAAATTGTGGTTAACTGTGGTATCGGAGAGGCTGCACAGAATGCCAAGGGATTGGATGCAGCTATGAATGAATTGGCTCTCATCACAGGGCAGAGACCTATAAAGACACGAGCAAGGAATTCCATTGCTACTTTCAAGATCAGAGAAGGTCAACCGCTTGGGATCGCTGTCACTCTTAGAGGGGAT GTGATGTATTCATTCCTAGACCGGCTTATTAACTTGGGCCTTCCAAGGACAAGGGATTTCCAAGGTGTAAACCCAAACAGCTTTGACGGACATGGGAATTACAGTATTGGCATTCGCGAACAGAGCGTGTTCCCAGAGATCCGGTTCGATGCACTTGGTACGCCTAGGGGAATGGATGTTTGCATTACAACTACAGCTAATACTGATCAAGAAGCTCAGAGGTTACTGGCTCTCATGGGGATGCCATTTAGAGAGGGCGGAGGAGTTGCAGGTGCACAACGCAAGAGGAAGCTGAAAAGACACCATTTTGATGCAAAGGGGAAGTCAAAAAGATAA